A DNA window from Trichosurus vulpecula isolate mTriVul1 chromosome 2, mTriVul1.pri, whole genome shotgun sequence contains the following coding sequences:
- the PROSER1 gene encoding proline and serine-rich protein 1 → MDKKSFETVLDEIRKAVLTEYKLKAIEYVHGYFSSEQVVELLRYFSWAEPQLKAVKALQHKMVAVPAVKVVNILNCFTFSKDKLVALELLASNIIDAQNYRLIEDLFRINMSEKKRCRRILEQALKGGCKAPHAMISSCGMIPGNPYPKGKPSQINGTFPGFPIKKDNEDCTNEGKGIAARILGPCKPAPATYNPHKPVPYPIPPCRPHATIAPSAYNNAGLVPLANVIAPGVPPPPPYTPNPVATENEELSNPSKPQNPTFPSHSSQLFSPHCSNPSTPVATPVPTPSPVKAVNHPSAPATPVISGMNSSAPVLPVFPGQASSANHTPQSSIPTSTVIKTLSLPTVPVTSVHNTTSAPIPTVFPGLTPMSGLAAAPPPAPQGSATPCAPPVPNEAFASAPPPPPPAPAPTPSPASAPAPAPFNSLPFPPTSTAVSTNNLNPAPLSSVFAGLPLSLTPTPQVVSSPAPSVIAGGPATSLPGLNNPILSVLKGFLTSNDTASINSSALASLSSLTNQNSESPASSINKCYTPSATPIPQRSATPGMAMFPGLSSPSVANPSSTPPSLPAQSPLATPASSSIALPVSCGSSASLLHGPHPGNPELQIPATPVVTSIPIMVKTEPTSPTPSAFKGPPHPATPSHSTLGLSAALGRAFTSAAATVPVSLSTCLNPTLSGLSSLSTPLNGSAPLSLTPHGSSTAIAPVFTALPPFTSLTNNFPLAGNPALNPSVSLPGSLIATPPTTASSTSVPHPSSTAAVISGLTASAPVSAAPFPLNLSTAVPSLFSVPQGPVPSSNPSYHGFPVSNTPTVTPALPSFPGFQASSTVAAVAPLPAAATAPSPAPVLPGFASAFSSNFNSALVAQAGLSSGLQAAGNSVFPGLLSLPGIPGFSQNPSQSSLQELQHNAAAQSALLQQVHSASALESYPTQPDGFPSYPSAPGTPFSLQTGLSQSGWQ, encoded by the exons ATGGATAAAAAGTCCTTTGAAACGGTGCTGGATGAAATCAGAAAG GCCGTTTTGacagaatacaaattaaaagcaATTGAATATGTGCACGGATACTTCTCTAGTGAACAG GTAGTTGAATTGCTGAGATACTTTTCTTGGGCTGAACCCCAGTTGAAGGCAGTAAAAGCATTACAACAT AAAATGGTCGCTGTCCCTGCAGTGAAAGTGGTCAACATCCTCAACTGCTTCACCTTCAGCAAAGATAAGCTGGTTGCTCTTGAACTGTTGGCTTC GAACATTATTGATGCACAGAATTATCGCCTTATTGAAGATCTTTTTAGGATCAACATGTCTGAAAAGAAGCGGTGTAGGAGAATTCTTGAGCAG GCTTTAAAGGGAGGTTGTAAAGCTCCGCATGCAATGATATCTTCTTGTGGAATGATTCCTGGCAACCCATATCCTAAAGGGAAACCCAGTCAGATAAATGGAACTTTCCCA ggATTCCCTATTAAGAAGGATAATGAAGATTGTACAAATGAAGGCAAAGGAATAGCTGCACGGATACTTGGCCCATGTAAACCA GCTCCTGCAACATACAATCCACATAAACCTGTTCCATATCCTATACCCCCTTGCCGACCTCATGCAACTATTGCACCAA GTGCTTACAATAATGCAGGTTTGGTACCACTGGCCAATGTTATAGCTCCAGGagtcccacctccacctccataTACTCCTAACCCAGTGGCAACAG AAAATGAAGAACTTTCTAATCCATCAAAACCCCAAAATCCAA CATTTCCCTCCCACTCAAGTCagcttttttctcctcattgttcTAATCCTTCAACACCTGTTGCTACTCCAGTCCCTACCCCATCGCCAGTGAAAGCAGTGAATCATCCATCAGCACCAGCAACTCCAGTCATTTCTGGGATGAACTCGTCCGCCCCTGTTCTTCCAGTGTTCCCAGGGCAGGCCTCTTCAGCAAACCACACGCCTCAGTCATCAATCCCAACATCAACTGTCATCAAAACCCTTTCACTGCCAACAGTTCCTGTTACATCTGTACATAATACAACTTCAGCCCCTATACCCACAGTTTTTCCTGGCCTGACCCCTATGTCAGGTCTTGCAgctgctcctcctcctgccccacaGGGCTCTGCTACACCTTGTGCTCCTCCTGTTCCCAATGAAGCATTtgcttctgctcctcctcctcctcctcctgctcctgctcccactccctctcccgcttctgctcctgctcctgctccttttAACagcctcccttttcctcctacttctACAGCTGTTTCTACTAATAATCTTAACCCTGCTCCATTATCATCAGTTTTTGCAGGGCTTCCTTTATCCTTAACACCTACTCCCCAAGTGgtatctagtccagctccctctGTAATTGCTGGTGGTCCTGCTACCAGTCTTCCTGGGCTGAATAATCCTATTCTGTCTGTCTTGAAAGGATTTCTGACTTCAAATGATACAGCTTCAATCAACTCTTCTGCTTTGGCTTCATTATCTTCCCTCACTAATCAAAACTCTGAATCTCCTGCTTCATCCATTAACAAATGCTATACACCTTCGGCTACACCTATACCCCAGAGGTCTGCCACTCCCGGAATGGCCATGTTCCCTGGTCTTTCATCGCCTTCCGTGGCCAATCCCAGTTCCACTCCCCCTTCTTTGCCAGCACAATCTCCGTTAGCCACCCCTGCATCATCATCAATAGCACTACCAGTTAGCTGTGGTTCCTCGGCCTCTCTTTTGCATGGTCCCCACCCAGGTAATCCAGAGCTGCAGATTCCAGCTACCCCTGTTGTTACAAGTATTCCTATCATGGTGAAAACTGAGCCCACAAGCCCCACGCCATCAGCTTTCAAAGGCCCACCCCATCCTGCTACTCCGTCTCATAGCACTTTAGGCCTCTCAGCGGCACTAGGTCGTGCATTTACTTCAGCAGCAGCGACAGTGCCAGTTAGTTTATCCACTTGCCTTAATCCAACATTATCAGGTCTCTCCTCCCTGAGTACTCCCCTAAATGGATCTGCACCTCTCTCCTTGACCCCTCATGGTTCCTCCACAGCAATTGCTCCTGTGTTTACGGCTCTTCCTCCTTTCACTTCTCTGACCAATAACTTTCCTCTAGCTGGTAACCCAGCACTTAATCCTTCTGTATCTCTTCCGGGCTCATTAATAGCCACTCCTCCTACGACTGCTTCCTCCACATCAGTCCCCCATCCCAGTTCTACTGCAGCTGTGATCTCAGGGCTTACAGCCTCAGCCCCTGTCTCGGCAGCACCGTTTCCCCTCAACTTGTCTACTGCTGTCCCgtcccttttctctgttcctcaagGACCTGTACCATCTTCAAACCCATCCTACCATGGCTTCCCTGTCTCTAACACTCCAACAGTTACTCCTGCACTCCCTTCTTTCCCGGGGTTCCAGGCATCATCTACAGTAGCAGCAGTCGCTCCATTGCCAGCAGCTGCTACAGCTCCATCACCAGCTCCAGTCTTGCCAGGATTTGCATCCGCGTTTAGCTCCAATTTCAACTCTGCACTTGTTGCACAAGCTGG ATTGTCATCTGGACTTCAAGCAGCTGGAAATTCTGTTTTTCCTGGACTTTTGTCACTcccaggaatacctgggttttCCCAGAACCCCTCACAGTCTTCCTTGCAGGAGCTGCAGCAC